A single window of Gossypium arboreum isolate Shixiya-1 chromosome 13, ASM2569848v2, whole genome shotgun sequence DNA harbors:
- the LOC108462672 gene encoding E3 ubiquitin ligase BIG BROTHER-related-like — MEHAKRGRDKVPKSNMGSSILPLPKSGWIKLNVDGAMDSSMGCWSVEIKHVPREANQVVDFVAKHFKQRPYELQMLEGPLAGSWKLPMEDLELAECHTSFSSGLFRPSQASIVEHYNDGILMGRALAESEPEFQNSNYGMIPAKESLFKEMQKTVRIEAGDEEDCMICLEELEVGFDASRMPCSHTFHGDCIEKWLRQSHYCPICRFEMLAN, encoded by the exons ATGGAGCATGCAAAGAGAGGGAGGGACAAGGTGCCCAAGTCGAATATGGGAAGCAGTATATTGCCTTTACCGAAGTCGGGTTGGATAAAACTTAACGTAGATGGAGCAATGGACTCCTCTATGGGGTGT TGGAGTGTGGAGATCAAGCATGTGCCACGGGAGGCAAACCAAGTTGTTGATTTTGTAGCAAAGCATTTCAAGCAGAGACCGTATGAACTGCAGATGCTGGAAGGCCCACTAGCTGGGAGCTGGAAGTTGCCGATGGAAGATTTGGAGCTGGCCGAATGTCACACAAGTTTTAGCTCTGGCCTTTTCAGGCCTTCTCAG GCATCCATTGTGGAACATTACAATGATGGGATTTTGATGGGAAGAGCATTGGCTGAATCAGAACCAGAGTTTCAAAACAGTAACTATGGCATGATTCCGGCTAAAGAGTCCTTGTTTAAGGAGATGCAAAAGACGGTCAGAATAGAAGCTGGAGATGAAGAAGACTGCATGATATGTTTGGAGGAGCTCGAGGTTGGGTTTGATGCTTCTCGGATGCCTTGTTCTCATACTTTTCATGGTGATTGCATCGAGAAGTGGCTGAGGCAGAGCCATTATTGCCCTATTTGCCGGTTTGAGATGCTAGCCAATTAG